One genomic segment of Pseudomonadota bacterium includes these proteins:
- a CDS encoding FeoA family protein → MKTPDPSSLPPIALAELRRGESGVVNGLNAAALGESAQERDSMLSRLRDLGFIPGARCEVIARMWFGGDPVAVRIGGSTFALRRVEAAAVRVTRVAQLAAA, encoded by the coding sequence ATGAAAACGCCCGATCCGAGCAGCCTCCCACCCATTGCGCTCGCCGAATTACGCCGCGGCGAAAGTGGCGTGGTGAACGGCCTCAACGCGGCGGCATTGGGCGAAAGCGCGCAGGAGCGCGACTCGATGCTGTCGCGTCTGCGCGATCTGGGCTTCATTCCCGGTGCCCGCTGCGAGGTGATCGCGCGCATGTGGTTCGGCGGCGATCCCGTGGCGGTGCGAATCGGCGGTTCGACCTTCGCCCTGCGCCGCGTCGAAGCCGCCGCGGTGCGCGTCACGCGTGTCGCGCAGCTGGCCGCGGCCTGA
- a CDS encoding ferrous iron transporter B has protein sequence MDATVKPLRIALVGVPNCGKTALFNRLTGSRQKVANYPGVTVERREGERIAADGRVQHVLDLPGTYSLKPTTLDEAITRDVLLGRVAGAPAPELVVCVVDAVHLPIGLRLALEVKSLGLPMVLALNRMDVAKRRNVHIDVAKLSAELGVPVLPTIAVKRGGADALIEAIEPMHWLNQRSIATPAWLEPSAEDAEQRQKDLQGVLGVVGYRAPVESAWFARLDALLLHPAGGLAVLAAVLFVMFQAVFSWAEAPMDWIDGGMASLGAWTGAHLPAGPLNSLLVNGVIGGAGAVLVFLPQILILFLFILALEDSGYLPRAAYLLDRLMGGVGLSGRAFIPLLSSFACAIPGIMAARTIPGWRDRLTTIMIAPLMTCSARLPVYALLIGALIPAKSVGGFNLQGLVMFVLYVAGIVAAVLVAYVMKLFAGVRQYSPLMLELPDYQWPHPGNLLLGLWERVKIFLSRVGGIILALMIVLWFLSSYPAPPPDATGPAIQYSFAGKLGQMLEYVFAPIGFNWQISIALVPGLAAREVAVSALGTVYSMSAAGDDVAGQLSPVIASTWSLATACSLLAWYVFAPQCLSTLAVVKRETNSWRYPIIMAAYLFALAYVASFITYRAVAAWT, from the coding sequence ATGGACGCCACCGTAAAACCCCTGCGCATCGCGCTGGTCGGCGTGCCCAATTGCGGCAAGACCGCGCTGTTCAACCGCCTGACCGGCAGCCGCCAGAAGGTCGCTAACTACCCTGGCGTGACGGTCGAGCGGCGCGAGGGGGAACGGATCGCGGCCGACGGCCGCGTGCAGCACGTGCTCGACCTGCCGGGTACTTACAGCCTCAAGCCCACGACCCTCGATGAGGCGATCACGCGCGACGTTTTGCTGGGCCGCGTGGCCGGCGCGCCGGCGCCGGAGCTCGTGGTGTGTGTGGTCGACGCCGTGCATCTGCCGATCGGCCTGCGCCTGGCGCTCGAAGTGAAGAGCCTCGGCCTGCCGATGGTGCTGGCGCTCAACCGCATGGACGTCGCGAAGCGGCGCAATGTGCACATAGACGTGGCGAAGCTGTCGGCCGAACTCGGCGTGCCGGTGCTGCCGACCATCGCGGTGAAACGCGGCGGCGCCGACGCGCTGATCGAAGCCATCGAGCCGATGCACTGGCTGAACCAACGCAGCATCGCGACGCCGGCCTGGTTGGAGCCATCGGCCGAAGATGCCGAACAGCGGCAGAAGGATCTGCAGGGCGTGCTCGGTGTGGTCGGTTACCGTGCGCCGGTGGAAAGCGCATGGTTCGCGCGACTCGATGCGCTGCTGCTGCATCCCGCCGGCGGCCTCGCGGTCCTCGCCGCGGTCCTGTTCGTGATGTTCCAGGCCGTGTTCAGCTGGGCCGAAGCGCCGATGGACTGGATAGACGGCGGAATGGCCAGCCTCGGCGCATGGACCGGTGCGCACCTGCCCGCAGGACCACTCAATAGTCTGCTGGTGAACGGCGTCATCGGCGGCGCCGGCGCCGTGCTGGTGTTCCTGCCGCAGATCCTGATCCTGTTTCTCTTCATCCTCGCGCTCGAGGATTCCGGCTACCTGCCGCGCGCGGCCTATCTGCTCGACCGGCTGATGGGCGGCGTGGGGCTCTCGGGACGCGCGTTCATTCCGCTGCTGTCGAGCTTCGCCTGCGCGATCCCCGGCATCATGGCGGCGCGCACCATCCCGGGCTGGCGCGACCGGTTGACGACCATCATGATCGCGCCGCTCATGACCTGCTCCGCGCGCCTGCCGGTGTACGCACTGCTGATCGGCGCGCTGATCCCGGCCAAATCCGTCGGCGGTTTCAACCTGCAGGGACTGGTGATGTTCGTGTTGTACGTCGCCGGAATCGTCGCGGCCGTGCTGGTTGCGTACGTGATGAAGCTGTTCGCGGGCGTACGCCAGTATTCGCCGCTGATGCTGGAGCTGCCGGACTACCAGTGGCCGCACCCCGGCAACTTGTTGTTAGGCCTGTGGGAGCGCGTGAAGATCTTCCTGAGCCGCGTCGGCGGCATCATCCTCGCGCTGATGATCGTGTTGTGGTTCCTGTCGAGTTATCCGGCGCCGCCGCCGGACGCCACGGGCCCGGCGATCCAGTACAGCTTTGCGGGCAAACTCGGGCAGATGCTCGAATACGTCTTCGCGCCCATCGGCTTCAACTGGCAGATCTCGATCGCGCTGGTGCCTGGGCTCGCGGCGCGCGAAGTCGCGGTCAGCGCGCTCGGCACCGTCTATTCCATGTCCGCCGCGGGCGACGACGTCGCCGGCCAGCTGTCGCCGGTGATCGCCAGCACCTGGAGCCTCGCCACCGCCTGTTCGCTGCTGGCCTGGTACGTGTTTGCGCCGCAGTGCCTGTCCACCCTTGCGGTGGTGAAGCGCGAGACCAACTCCTGGCGTTATCCCATCATCATGGCGGCCTATCTGTTCGCGCTGGCGTATGTCGCGTCGTTCATCACCTACCGCGCTGTCGCGGCGTGGACGTGA
- a CDS encoding DUF6587 family protein, with protein MIQQIIVAAIVIAGFSASVWKLMPARRRLRALLALDAWAAQHASLARWRERSLKPRILRAAGTGCAGCAANVGTRPNHPPR; from the coding sequence ATGATTCAGCAGATCATCGTCGCAGCCATCGTGATCGCCGGGTTCTCGGCCAGCGTGTGGAAACTCATGCCTGCGAGGCGGCGGTTGCGCGCGTTGCTGGCGCTCGATGCCTGGGCTGCGCAGCATGCGTCGCTGGCGCGCTGGCGCGAACGGTCGCTCAAGCCGCGCATCCTGCGTGCCGCGGGCACGGGTTGCGCCGGCTGCGCGGCCAATGTGGGCACGCGCCCGAATCATCCACCGCGGTGA
- a CDS encoding TolC family protein: MRPATEHLRNLALPALLLLGAFCHEARAQTAEEAARPLAAVIDGYVREGLRSNLSLRAQSLEVERSQAALDEARARYFPELGFAARYSRSEGGRTIDLPLGDALNPAYQTLNDLLVAQGQQPQFPVVQNETIAFLREREQDTRITLRMPLIAPAIPAAVRAQRELLGASEYSHQALARRLKRDITVGYLTWASSVRTQGIVDASLALLNENLRVNDSLFRNGKITQDQVLRARAELLAVTQQSREARNGASQAQSYLNFLLNRPLDTVLEDAQIAPEVSATTRALAELRQAALDNRPEIAQLQALTRASEAQTRLASADRWPTLSLGADGGIQGEEYEFGRGSNYATISLLLNWTFFDGGARRAAVRQAHAVARRTATQRDELTQQVQLEVQQTLDRLETSADSLATAAARAEAARAAFRIASRKRDEGAISQVEFIDARSSLTGAELNLNVTRFEVLARQAELDYATAAGRLPVDPS, encoded by the coding sequence ATGCGTCCAGCGACTGAACATCTGAGAAATCTGGCTCTGCCGGCCCTGTTGCTGTTGGGGGCCTTTTGCCATGAAGCGCGGGCTCAGACGGCCGAGGAAGCCGCGCGGCCGCTGGCGGCGGTAATCGACGGCTACGTGCGCGAAGGCCTCCGATCCAACCTGAGCCTGCGCGCGCAGTCGCTCGAAGTGGAGCGCAGCCAAGCGGCGCTGGACGAAGCGCGCGCGCGTTATTTTCCCGAGCTCGGATTCGCCGCGCGTTACAGCCGCTCGGAAGGCGGCCGCACCATCGATCTGCCACTGGGCGATGCGCTGAATCCCGCCTACCAGACGCTCAACGATCTGCTCGTGGCGCAGGGGCAGCAGCCGCAGTTTCCCGTGGTGCAGAACGAGACCATCGCCTTCCTGCGCGAGCGCGAACAGGACACGCGCATCACGCTGCGTATGCCGCTGATAGCGCCGGCGATACCCGCCGCCGTGCGTGCGCAACGCGAGCTGCTGGGCGCCAGCGAGTATTCGCACCAGGCCCTGGCGCGGCGGCTCAAACGCGACATCACCGTGGGTTACCTGACCTGGGCGTCGTCGGTGCGCACGCAGGGCATCGTCGATGCCAGCCTCGCATTGCTCAATGAGAACCTGCGCGTGAACGATTCGCTGTTTCGCAACGGGAAAATCACGCAGGACCAGGTGCTGCGGGCGCGCGCCGAATTGCTGGCGGTCACGCAGCAGTCGCGCGAGGCGCGCAACGGCGCGTCGCAGGCGCAGAGTTACCTCAACTTCCTGCTGAATCGGCCGCTCGACACCGTACTCGAGGATGCGCAGATCGCCCCGGAAGTGAGCGCCACCACGCGCGCGCTGGCGGAGCTGCGCCAGGCGGCGCTCGACAACCGGCCGGAAATCGCGCAGCTGCAGGCGCTGACTCGCGCCAGCGAGGCGCAGACGCGGCTGGCCAGCGCCGACCGCTGGCCGACGCTGTCGCTCGGCGCCGATGGCGGCATCCAGGGCGAGGAATACGAATTCGGCCGCGGGTCTAACTACGCGACCATCTCGCTGCTGCTCAACTGGACCTTCTTCGATGGCGGCGCGCGCCGCGCCGCGGTGCGCCAGGCCCACGCCGTGGCGCGCAGGACGGCAACGCAGCGCGATGAGCTGACCCAGCAGGTGCAGCTCGAGGTGCAGCAGACTCTCGACCGCCTCGAGACCAGCGCCGATTCGCTCGCCACTGCCGCGGCGCGTGCCGAGGCCGCGCGCGCCGCGTTCCGGATCGCCAGCCGCAAGCGCGACGAAGGTGCGATCAGCCAGGTCG
- a CDS encoding tryptophan halogenase family protein, translating into MSSLPATGGNNPIRSIVIVGGGTAGWMAAAALARVLRPGAQTIRLVESDEIGRVGVGEATIPPISMFNSLLGIDENDFLRKTQGTFKLGIEFVDWTRLGHRYLHPFGEFGIDIEAVKFHQFWRKFHQRGEVPDISEYCVPAVACKLGRFARTDPDPRSVLSRLKYAFHFDASLYARYLRGFAEGRGVVRHEGEIVEVLRRAADGFIEAVRLASGATVEGDLFIDCSGFRGLLIEQTLKSGYEDWSQWLPCDRAAAVQCESGGELTPFTRATAHGAGWQWRIPLQHRIGNGHVFCSRYLSDDEACATLLGNLDGPALGDPKILKFTGGMRRNSWVKNCVALGLASGFMEPLESTSIHLVQAGITRLLALFPNRNFDQIEIDEYNKLMRSQYERIRDFLILHYFATERRDTPFWNYCGNMQIPETLRHKIDLFRLHGRLFQHEYELFADANWVAVLLGQNVLPDSYDPLVDGVDEAAVKRKFEQIRAAIRLTVESLPTHRAFIEKHCAAELNR; encoded by the coding sequence ATGAGTAGCTTGCCGGCCACGGGCGGCAACAACCCGATCCGCAGCATTGTCATCGTTGGGGGAGGAACCGCCGGATGGATGGCGGCGGCCGCGCTCGCCCGCGTGTTGCGCCCCGGAGCGCAGACCATCCGCCTGGTCGAGTCGGACGAAATCGGCCGCGTCGGAGTGGGCGAGGCGACGATTCCGCCCATCTCCATGTTCAACTCGCTGCTCGGCATCGATGAAAACGATTTCCTGCGCAAGACCCAGGGCACATTCAAGCTCGGCATCGAATTCGTCGACTGGACGCGCCTCGGCCATCGTTACCTGCATCCGTTCGGCGAATTCGGCATCGACATCGAGGCCGTGAAGTTTCACCAGTTCTGGCGCAAGTTCCACCAGCGCGGTGAGGTTCCCGACATCAGCGAGTACTGTGTTCCTGCGGTGGCATGCAAGCTGGGCCGCTTCGCGCGCACCGATCCGGATCCGCGCAGCGTGCTGTCGCGCCTCAAGTACGCGTTTCATTTCGATGCTTCGCTGTATGCGCGTTACCTGCGCGGGTTTGCCGAGGGTCGCGGCGTCGTGCGCCACGAAGGGGAAATCGTCGAAGTTCTGCGGCGCGCGGCCGACGGCTTCATCGAGGCGGTGCGCCTGGCGAGTGGCGCGACCGTCGAGGGAGATCTGTTCATCGACTGCAGTGGATTTCGCGGCCTGCTGATCGAGCAGACACTGAAGTCAGGTTACGAAGATTGGTCGCAGTGGCTGCCCTGCGATCGGGCCGCGGCCGTGCAGTGCGAGAGCGGCGGCGAGCTCACACCGTTTACGCGCGCCACCGCGCATGGCGCGGGCTGGCAATGGCGTATCCCGCTGCAGCATCGCATCGGCAATGGCCATGTCTTCTGCAGTCGTTATCTCAGTGACGACGAAGCCTGCGCGACGCTGCTCGGCAATCTCGATGGGCCCGCATTGGGGGACCCGAAGATCCTCAAATTCACCGGCGGCATGCGCCGTAACTCATGGGTGAAGAACTGCGTGGCGCTGGGTCTGGCGAGTGGGTTCATGGAACCGCTCGAATCGACGAGCATCCACCTGGTGCAAGCCGGCATCACCCGCTTGCTGGCGCTCTTCCCGAACCGCAACTTCGATCAGATCGAGATCGACGAATACAACAAGCTCATGCGCAGCCAGTACGAGCGCATCCGCGATTTCCTGATTCTCCATTACTTCGCCACCGAGAGGCGCGACACGCCTTTCTGGAACTACTGCGGGAACATGCAGATTCCCGAGACGCTCAGACACAAGATAGATCTGTTCCGCCTGCACGGCCGCCTGTTCCAGCACGAGTACGAGCTGTTCGCGGACGCGAACTGGGTAGCCGTTCTGCTCGGTCAGAACGTGCTGCCCGATTCCTACGATCCGCTCGTCGATGGCGTCGATGAAGCTGCGGTGAAACGCAAATTCGAACAGATTCGCGCCGCGATCCGCCTGACGGTCGAGAGCCTGCCGACGCATCGCGCCTTCATCGAAAAACACTGCGCCGCGGAACTGAATCGATGA
- a CDS encoding cupin-like domain-containing protein, with translation MSTPYQAITVRDNVDPDQFHTEIVAQNRPVVLRGVVAKWPAVFEGTRSALAIRDYLLRFDAGRRMRALFGDASIQGRFFYRSDMRGFNFERREVLLGEMLDRLISPAEGERHSAAYLESTPIAEHLPGFTAENPLALLPSSVAPRIWLGNTVTAQTHFDLQHNIACVVAGRRRFTLFPPDQLPNLYAGPFDFTLSGPPVSMVSLHDPDLGRYPKFKDALEHAQTAELGPGDALYIPYFWWHHVESLESFNVLVNYWWNPARTLGGSPFDCLLHGILTLRDLPPEQREAWRIVFDHFVFQRSGDPMAHLAPEHRGLLGAMTPERAREIKSILVRLLSK, from the coding sequence ATGAGCACGCCCTATCAAGCCATCACGGTCCGGGACAACGTCGATCCAGACCAGTTCCACACCGAGATCGTCGCGCAGAATCGTCCGGTGGTGCTGCGAGGCGTCGTCGCAAAATGGCCGGCGGTCTTTGAAGGGACGCGATCTGCCCTTGCCATCCGGGACTATCTGCTGCGGTTCGACGCAGGGCGGCGGATGCGCGCGTTGTTCGGTGACGCGTCCATCCAGGGCCGCTTTTTTTACCGCAGCGACATGCGCGGATTCAATTTCGAGCGTCGCGAAGTGTTGCTCGGAGAAATGCTCGATCGATTGATCAGTCCAGCCGAAGGCGAACGTCACTCGGCCGCGTACCTGGAATCCACGCCCATCGCCGAACATCTGCCCGGCTTCACCGCGGAGAACCCGCTCGCACTGCTGCCGTCGTCGGTCGCGCCGCGTATCTGGCTCGGCAACACCGTGACCGCGCAGACGCACTTCGACTTGCAGCACAACATCGCCTGCGTCGTGGCAGGCCGCAGGCGATTCACGCTGTTTCCGCCGGACCAACTACCGAATCTCTACGCAGGTCCGTTCGACTTCACCTTGTCTGGTCCGCCCGTGAGCATGGTCTCGCTGCACGATCCGGATCTCGGCCGGTATCCGAAATTCAAGGACGCCCTCGAACACGCACAGACGGCCGAACTCGGCCCGGGCGATGCGCTCTACATTCCGTACTTCTGGTGGCACCACGTCGAATCGCTCGAGAGCTTCAACGTGCTGGTGAACTACTGGTGGAATCCGGCACGCACCCTTGGCGGCTCGCCGTTCGACTGTCTGCTACATGGCATCCTGACGCTGCGCGATTTGCCGCCGGAGCAGCGCGAAGCCTGGCGCATCGTGTTCGACCATTTCGTGTTCCAGCGCAGTGGCGATCCGATGGCGCACCTGGCGCCGGAGCATCGCGGCCTGCTCGGTGCGATGACGCCCGAACGCGCGCGCGAGATCAAATCCATCCTCGTGCGGCTGCTGAGCAAATAG
- a CDS encoding helical backbone metal receptor: protein MKFACAFVVALLVGPALAAPARSVRDDTGELVAVATDGCRIVSLAPGTTAMLYAAGAGHCLVGTIAHSDEPPEAAQVPIVGDAETLDFEQLITLRPTVVVVAVDVVQRVRIDRIRALKIPVYQVHVTRLSDMADSVLRLGELAGTEPVAARKAALLRAELASIGARYGGRPRLRVLYQIWDLPIYTIGGRHVISDALELCGATNIFADLQTAAPAVTREAVVLRNPEVILVSAPPSAAAEWLAAWRKFPMLTAVRDAHLVEYSDERIDRMGPSVIAATAELCAVLDRARGSRLR from the coding sequence GTGAAATTCGCCTGCGCTTTCGTTGTTGCGCTGCTGGTGGGGCCGGCGCTCGCCGCACCTGCGCGCAGTGTGCGCGACGACACGGGCGAGCTCGTCGCCGTTGCGACCGACGGCTGCCGCATCGTCTCGCTGGCACCGGGTACGACGGCCATGTTGTACGCCGCGGGCGCGGGCCATTGCCTCGTGGGCACGATCGCGCATAGCGATGAGCCGCCCGAGGCGGCGCAGGTTCCGATCGTCGGCGATGCGGAGACGCTCGATTTCGAGCAGTTGATCACGCTGCGGCCGACGGTCGTCGTCGTCGCCGTGGACGTGGTGCAGCGCGTGCGCATCGACCGGATCCGCGCGCTGAAGATTCCCGTCTACCAGGTTCACGTGACGCGGCTCTCCGACATGGCCGATTCGGTGCTCCGGCTCGGGGAACTTGCCGGCACCGAGCCGGTGGCGGCTCGCAAGGCCGCGTTATTGCGCGCCGAACTCGCATCGATCGGCGCCCGCTACGGCGGGCGGCCGCGCCTGCGGGTGCTCTACCAGATATGGGATCTGCCTATCTACACGATCGGCGGCCGGCACGTGATCAGCGATGCGCTCGAGCTGTGTGGTGCCACGAATATTTTCGCGGATCTGCAGACCGCGGCCCCGGCGGTGACGCGCGAGGCGGTGGTGTTGCGCAATCCGGAAGTCATTCTCGTCTCGGCGCCCCCGTCGGCGGCGGCCGAATGGCTGGCCGCATGGCGCAAGTTTCCGATGCTCACCGCGGTGCGCGATGCCCACCTGGTCGAATACTCCGACGAGCGCATCGATCGCATGGGTCCTTCTGTGATCGCCGCGACCGCCGAGTTGTGCGCCGTGCTCGATCGCGCGCGCGGAAGCCGTTTGCGATAG
- a CDS encoding TetR/AcrR family transcriptional regulator — MSYIAERRLEEKERRRTEIVDAAEAAGREVGLDALTMDDVARRARLSRALLYVYFQDRSDLMFGLAERAMTMLHARFVEAAERQRTGLDQVSAMGRAYVAFSQEFPVLFDALARCELHTPEPTEGSPSEQACALGGDRLQATLVAAIEAGVRDGSVRADIGSPLLMSVTLWGFMHGIIQLTTTKAYALTHHGVTAKALIDHAISMITRDLKA, encoded by the coding sequence ATGAGCTATATCGCCGAACGAAGACTCGAAGAGAAGGAACGACGCCGTACCGAGATCGTGGATGCCGCCGAAGCGGCAGGCCGCGAGGTTGGACTCGATGCATTGACCATGGACGACGTGGCGCGCCGCGCGCGGTTGTCGCGCGCCCTGTTGTACGTCTATTTCCAGGATCGCTCCGATCTCATGTTCGGGCTCGCCGAGCGCGCCATGACCATGTTGCATGCGCGTTTCGTCGAGGCCGCCGAACGCCAGCGGACCGGCCTCGACCAGGTCAGCGCCATGGGCCGCGCCTACGTCGCTTTTTCGCAGGAATTTCCCGTGCTTTTCGACGCACTGGCGCGCTGCGAGCTGCACACGCCAGAACCCACCGAGGGCTCGCCTTCGGAGCAGGCGTGCGCGCTCGGCGGCGACCGTCTGCAGGCGACGCTGGTCGCAGCCATCGAAGCCGGCGTCCGCGATGGCAGCGTGCGCGCCGACATTGGCTCGCCGCTGCTGATGAGCGTGACGCTGTGGGGCTTCATGCACGGCATCATCCAGCTCACCACCACGAAGGCCTACGCCCTCACACATCACGGCGTGACCGCCAAGGCGCTGATCGACCATGCCATCAGCATGATCACGAGGGATCTCAAGGCCTGA
- a CDS encoding tryptophan halogenase family protein, translated as MNTNRLRTIVIVGGGTAGWMAAATFARFLKNDYCKVRLIESEEIGTVGVGEATIPQINTFNRMLGVDENDFIRRTQATFKLGIEFVDWTRLGHKYIHPFGPYGLNMEGVSFHAYWLKLRELEPDTDLGDFSLQVAACRQGKFMRPVDAGNSPLSKIAYAFHFDARLYALFLRDYAQQRGVTRTEGKIVDVKRRAADGFIEAVVLESGERVDGDLFIDCSGFRGLLIEQALETGYEDWSHWLPCNSAVAVPCQSGGEFTPYTRSTARKAGWQWRIPLQHRIGNGYVYSSAHIGDDEATSSLLANLDGAPLAAPRILRFVTGRRKKFWVKNCVALGLASGFLEPLESTSIHLVQSALAHLMTLFPDRTFAPAEIDQYNRVLTWEYERIRDFLVLHYNATERDDSPFWNYCRTMSVPDFLQQKLDLFRERGRVFRENEELFTDTSWFAVMVGQNVQPRSYDPLVDVLTEDELRKRLSHIKATIGKSVDTMPTHREFIARNCAAAPG; from the coding sequence GTGAACACCAACCGACTTAGAACCATCGTCATCGTGGGAGGCGGAACGGCGGGCTGGATGGCCGCGGCGACGTTCGCGAGATTTCTCAAGAACGACTACTGCAAGGTTCGCCTCATCGAGTCGGAAGAGATTGGCACGGTGGGTGTCGGCGAGGCAACGATTCCGCAGATCAACACCTTCAACAGGATGTTGGGCGTCGACGAAAACGACTTCATCCGCAGGACGCAGGCGACCTTCAAGCTCGGCATCGAATTCGTCGACTGGACGCGGCTCGGACACAAGTACATCCATCCGTTCGGTCCTTATGGCTTGAACATGGAGGGCGTTTCATTTCATGCGTACTGGCTGAAGCTGCGTGAACTCGAACCCGATACGGATCTGGGGGATTTCTCTTTACAGGTGGCTGCTTGCCGGCAGGGCAAGTTCATGCGGCCGGTCGATGCCGGCAATTCGCCGCTTTCGAAGATCGCCTATGCATTTCACTTCGATGCACGGCTGTATGCGCTTTTCCTGCGTGACTACGCGCAACAACGCGGCGTCACGCGGACCGAAGGCAAGATCGTCGATGTCAAACGGCGCGCTGCGGATGGATTCATCGAAGCCGTGGTGCTCGAAAGCGGCGAACGCGTCGACGGAGATCTGTTCATCGATTGTTCGGGCTTTCGCGGCCTGCTCATCGAGCAGGCGCTCGAAACGGGCTACGAAGACTGGTCGCACTGGTTGCCGTGCAACAGCGCGGTGGCGGTGCCCTGCCAGAGCGGTGGCGAGTTCACGCCCTACACGCGTTCGACCGCGCGCAAGGCGGGATGGCAATGGCGCATCCCGCTGCAACATCGCATCGGCAATGGCTACGTCTATTCGAGCGCGCACATCGGCGACGATGAGGCTACTTCCTCCTTGCTCGCGAACCTCGACGGAGCGCCGCTGGCAGCGCCGCGCATCCTGCGGTTCGTCACCGGGCGCAGGAAGAAGTTCTGGGTCAAGAACTGCGTCGCGTTGGGGCTTGCTTCGGGATTCCTGGAGCCGCTCGAGTCGACCAGCATTCATCTCGTGCAGAGTGCGCTGGCTCACCTGATGACGTTGTTTCCGGATCGCACCTTCGCACCGGCGGAGATCGATCAATACAACCGCGTGTTGACGTGGGAATACGAGCGGATCCGCGATTTCCTCGTGCTCCACTACAACGCGACGGAACGGGACGACTCACCGTTCTGGAACTATTGCCGCACGATGAGTGTTCCGGACTTCCTGCAACAGAAACTCGACTTGTTCCGCGAGCGCGGCCGCGTTTTTCGCGAGAACGAAGAACTCTTCACCGACACGAGCTGGTTCGCCGTCATGGTCGGCCAGAACGTCCAGCCGCGCAGTTACGATCCGCTCGTGGATGTCCTGACCGAGGACGAGCTGCGCAAACGCCTGTCGCATATCAAGGCGACGATCGGAAAATCCGTCGACACCATGCCCACGCACCGCGAGTTCATTGCGCGCAATTGCGCGGCAGCCCCGGGGTAA